Part of the Legionella cardiaca genome, CCTACCTATAGGATATTGCAGTAACATGCCACCAAAAATAATTGCAAACATGTACTTGGCTACTGCTGCCTTCTCATGAAATAAATCCGTTAAATAGGTAGGCATAAAGGCATAGAGTCCGCCCATGATTAATCCCGAACTTAAACATCCCGCTAAACCAGAGGGTGAGATATGAATTAAAGTGTTTAGACTCAGTGTTGAAGGTTCATCAAATTTAGGCGGACTCACATAAGACATGGATAAAGGGATAAGTGATAAAGAACTCATCATTGATGCAACCACAAAAAGCAGTAACGAATGCGAATCACCAAGATTTAAAAAGAATTGTCCCAGGCTTGAAGCAGCATAAAAAGCTATCATATAGAGTGAAAGTATTTGGCCGCGATTTGTCTTAGTGCTTTTACATAATAACCAACTTTCTATAACAACAAATAATCCTGCCGCTGCAAATCCGGCAATAAGGCGCAAAAAAAGCCATAACCCTACATGATAAAAAATACCATGTAACAAATAAATTACCGCTAGTAATGAAGAAAAAACAGAATACGCAGCTACGTGCCCAACTCGTGTGATAAACCGTTCCACACGAAAAGAACCCAACACCAATCCTGCATAATAAATGCCCGTCATTGCACCAATTGCTACTGGAGAAGCATGATTAAGCGTCATGCTAAGGCCTAATAATGTAGAAAAGAAACCTGTCCCCAATAAAAAGATAAATAAACTTAGTAAAGGAACAAATGTTTCGAACATTACCGCAATCATGACAAATCCTCACTTTTAATCAGGCTATAGAAGATAATTACAAGCGCGCCAGAAAAAAGCAAAAATTAAACATGTGGAGAAAATTATCTTCCATATCTATTTGTCATTTTCATTGGGTATCCGCGCTAGATAGGGTAAGATAAGTAACTTCTGAACCTTACACCATTGCGTAATGACCAATCACAAGAAAACGACCCATTTTGGTTTTGAATCAGTTGCCTGGGATGAAAAAGAAAAAAAAGTTGGCGATGTTTTCAAATCGGTTGCCAGAAATTATGATTTGATGAATAACGTCATGTCGCTTGGCATTCATCACCTATGGA contains:
- a CDS encoding MFS transporter; protein product: MIAVMFETFVPLLSLFIFLLGTGFFSTLLGLSMTLNHASPVAIGAMTGIYYAGLVLGSFRVERFITRVGHVAAYSVFSSLLAVIYLLHGIFYHVGLWLFLRLIAGFAAAGLFVVIESWLLCKSTKTNRGQILSLYMIAFYAASSLGQFFLNLGDSHSLLLFVVASMMSSLSLIPLSMSYVSPPKFDEPSTLSLNTLIHISPSGLAGCLSSGLIMGGLYAFMPTYLTDLFHEKAAVAKYMFAIIFGGMLLQYPIGRLSDQVERGTVLIILVTSTIVVSIALMIGKSSSLFLSLMTLFGGLTFTLYPISISHACDVLNEQDIVAGTQSLLLAYSIGAMGGPFIASLYLRSLGSPGLFIYFSSICGAVMPLLILWKGQKASLIKKTSF